In a single window of the Anguilla rostrata isolate EN2019 chromosome 4, ASM1855537v3, whole genome shotgun sequence genome:
- the loxl5a gene encoding lysyl oxidase-like 5a gives MARFIVLHIFLLKCLIILVISQSQFQGLVKPWKHRIQWEYNGQVYSLLSTDTEYQAPIQAKRDTQFYLSTKREINRHSLSASTGRSSGGREMYLKTEFLKHDLNQNHGNIQQTNHHSKTNVHRPEVGRNIPAAFRTSGARNLLSGSSHRKQVAGSPGARSASVGARSGANSTPSLTISEPTGNGVPRGGGNHARNYNVFAVSRRAHASPERSTEFPRGLDGRGGSTTAESKNPVDEGTREPINPLRLETSDGAAQVNDHKTLVGYDSNYARSPHVLSENSNDVGRESIMPESGKTADPSDMVGDDPRYPFINNGNTILYNAYRPRGRTRAPTRRPQGSGYGTRYFLNGLPDLIPDPYYIQASTYIQRVQMYALRCAAEENCLARSAYRRSVRDIDFRMLLRFPQRVKNQGTADFLPLKPRHQWEWHSCHQHYHSMDAFSTYDLLDVSTGRKVAEGHKASFCLEDTTCDPGFQRRYACTAHTQGLGPGCYDTYDADIDCQWIDITDVPPGNYILKVIVNPTYQVQESDFSNNAVWCDITYTGSFVQAQNCQIRGI, from the exons ATGGCaagatttattgttttacatatatttctACTGAAATGCTTAATTATTCTGGTAATTAGTCAGTCACAGTTCCAAGGGCTTGTAAAACCATGGAAGCACAGGATTCAATGGGAATATAACGGCCAGGTATATAGCTTACTGAGCACCGATACGGAATATCAAGCGCCGATACAGGCAAAAAGGGATACTCAATTTTATCTGAGCACCAAACGAGAAATTAATAGGCACTCTCTGTCTGCATCGACTGGCAGGTCATCCGGAGGCAGAGAAATGTATCTGAAAACCGAATTCCTAAAACATGATTTAAACCAAAATCATGGCAATATTCAACAAACAAATCATCACTCGAAAACCAATGTGCACAGACCAGAAGTTGGGCGCAACATTCCTGCTGCCTTTCGCACTTCTGGAGCGAGGAACCTGTTGTCTGGGTCATCCCATAGAAAACAGGTTGCAGGTTCCCCTGGCGCTCGAAGCGCGTCGGTGGGAGCGCGCTCTGGGGCAAATTCTACACCGTCGTTGACAATTAGCGAACCTACTGGCAACGGAGTtccaagaggaggaggaaatcATGCTCGTAATTACAATGTATTTGCTGTTTCAAGACGGGCTCATGCTTCTCCAGAAAGATCCACTGAGTTCCCCCGAGGTCTCGATGGTCGCGGAGGGTCTACAACAGCGGAAAGCAAGAATCCCGTAGATGAAGGCACAAGGGAACCTATTAATCCTCTCCGGTTGGAAACCAGTGACGGCGCAGCTCAAGTGAATGATCACAAGACACTTGTTGGTTATGATTCTAATTATGCTAGATCCCCGCATGTGCTTTCTGAAAATAGCAATGATGTTGGAAGAGAGAGTATTATGCCAGAGTCTGGCAAAACGGCAGACCCCAGTGATATGGTTGGAGATGATCCACGGTATCCCTTCATAAACAACGGGAACACCATTCTCTATAACGCCTACCGACCCCGTGGGAGAACAAGGGCTCCGACACGCCGTCCGCAAGGGTCTGGATACGGAACAAGATATTTTCTCAACG GACTCCCGGACCTCATTCCGGACCCTTATTATATTCAAGCATCTACTTATATACAGCGCGTGCAGATGTACGCCTTAAGGTGTGCCGCCGAGGAGAACTGTCTGGCCAG GTCAGCGTACAGGCGAAGTGTCAGAGACATTGACTTCAGGATGCTGCTTCGGTTCCCCCAGAGGGTGAAGAATCAAGGCACAGCAGACTTCCTTCCTCTGAAGCCCCGGCACCAGTGGGAATGGCATAGCTGCCATCA GCATTACCACAGCATGGATGCCTTTAGCACCTACGACTTGCTAGATGTGTCCACTGGGCGGAAAGTCGCTGAGGGACACAAAGCAAGTTTCTGCTTGGAGGACACCACCTGTGATCCAGGATTCCAAAGGCGATATgcctgcacagcacacacacag GGATTGGGTCCTGGTTGCTACGACACCTATGACGCCGACATTGACTGTCAGTGGATTGACATCACAGATGTGCCTCCTGGTAATTACATCCTCAAG GTTATAGTGAACCCAACTTACCAAGTACAAGAATCTGATTTTTCCAACAACGCTGTGTGGTGTGACATCACATACACTGGATCTTTTGTCCAAGCGCAGAACTGCCAGATAAGGGG CATCTAA